A genomic segment from Polyangium mundeleinium encodes:
- a CDS encoding sigma 54-interacting transcriptional regulator yields the protein MAHSLATTDNEFEAATHPTTLGVLVFVLRYEDLCAADSVALPPLTHDGAGFEIGRASEVRPPAMEGRTFLLPDRFVSRVHARVVRRDGKGFLEDAGSKFGTFVRGERIQGPVPLADGDVVEMGQSLFVYRLVDEPTAVRMITQRAGVAFGPTRTLCPELMSLVLDLARLSRSDQPILVLAETGAGKEVVARYVHDKSGRAGPFVAVDCGAIPEHLVEGELFGHRRGAFSGAHEERKGRIRSAEGGTVFLDEIGNLPGSAQASLLRAIQENEVTPVGADRGQTVDVRWIAATNVDVFSERSAFRADLRERLAGYVAMLPPLRKRREDLGFLVAHLLRRRGIERASITKPAARALFFGDLPGNVREIERTLGSASLLMGDGPIDLRHLSALRARAASKTEEPESEPQGAEVMDEARRNKKRPPRERIEAALFRAQGCQVDAARLLGVHDRQLARWMDAYGIPRSRKGTSGG from the coding sequence ATGGCCCACTCCCTGGCCACCACCGACAACGAGTTCGAGGCCGCGACGCATCCGACGACCCTCGGCGTCCTCGTCTTCGTCCTCCGTTACGAGGACCTCTGCGCGGCGGACTCCGTGGCTTTGCCTCCGCTCACGCACGACGGCGCCGGCTTCGAAATCGGGCGAGCCTCCGAGGTCCGGCCGCCCGCAATGGAGGGAAGAACCTTTCTCCTGCCCGACCGTTTCGTATCGCGCGTGCACGCCCGCGTGGTTCGTCGTGACGGCAAGGGCTTCCTGGAGGACGCCGGGAGCAAGTTCGGCACGTTCGTCCGCGGTGAGCGCATTCAGGGGCCCGTCCCCCTCGCCGACGGCGACGTCGTGGAGATGGGACAGTCGCTCTTCGTGTATCGGCTGGTCGACGAGCCAACGGCCGTTCGTATGATCACCCAGCGCGCGGGGGTCGCGTTTGGCCCGACGCGCACCCTTTGCCCCGAGCTCATGAGCCTCGTGCTCGACCTCGCCCGCCTTTCGCGCTCCGATCAGCCGATCCTCGTGCTCGCCGAGACCGGCGCCGGCAAGGAGGTCGTCGCGCGGTACGTGCATGACAAGAGCGGCCGCGCGGGGCCCTTCGTCGCCGTCGATTGTGGTGCCATCCCCGAGCACCTCGTCGAGGGCGAGCTCTTCGGCCACCGCCGCGGCGCGTTCAGCGGCGCGCACGAGGAGCGCAAGGGCCGCATTCGCAGCGCGGAGGGGGGCACGGTGTTCCTCGACGAGATCGGCAATCTGCCCGGGAGCGCGCAGGCGAGCCTGCTCCGCGCCATTCAAGAGAACGAGGTGACGCCGGTGGGGGCCGATCGGGGGCAAACGGTGGACGTGCGGTGGATCGCCGCGACGAACGTGGACGTCTTCTCCGAAAGGAGCGCCTTTCGTGCGGATCTAAGGGAGAGGCTCGCCGGGTACGTCGCCATGCTCCCGCCGCTTCGAAAGCGCCGTGAGGATCTCGGTTTTCTGGTCGCGCACCTGCTCCGGCGGCGGGGCATCGAGCGCGCGTCGATCACGAAGCCGGCGGCGCGCGCGCTCTTCTTTGGCGACCTGCCGGGCAATGTGCGCGAGATCGAGCGCACCCTCGGGAGCGCGTCCCTGCTCATGGGCGACGGTCCGATCGACCTGCGGCACCTGAGCGCCCTGCGGGCGCGCGCGGCGAGCAAGACGGAGGAGCCGGAATCGGAGCCACAGGGCGCCGAGGTGATGGATGAGGCGCGGCGCAACAAGAAGCGCCCGCCGCGGGAGAGGATCGAGGCGGCGCTGTTCCGGGCGCAAGGGTGCCAGGTGGATGCGGCGCGTCTGCTCGGGGTGCACGACAGGCAGCTCGCGCGGTGGATGGATGCGTACGGGATCCCGCGATCGCGGAAGGGCACTTCCGGCGGGTGA
- a CDS encoding flavin reductase family protein, giving the protein MAIDGVEFRRVLGQFATGVTVVTTRHEGVPQGMTANSFTSVSLDPPLVLFCADKRARSGMLVGAAGCFAINVLAEEQRHLSDLFAGKGTDEHRRTLLDEIGQDAVTGAPVLPGVLGWLDCRLERVVDAGDHVVYFGEVVAAGGGDRAAPLLYFRSSYRRLGSL; this is encoded by the coding sequence ATGGCCATCGACGGCGTCGAGTTTCGTAGGGTCCTCGGGCAGTTCGCGACGGGCGTCACGGTCGTCACCACCCGCCACGAGGGCGTGCCGCAGGGCATGACCGCGAACTCGTTCACGTCCGTCTCCCTCGACCCGCCGCTCGTCCTCTTCTGCGCCGACAAACGCGCCCGCTCCGGCATGCTCGTCGGCGCGGCCGGCTGCTTCGCCATCAACGTCCTCGCCGAGGAGCAACGCCACCTCTCCGACCTCTTCGCCGGCAAGGGCACCGACGAGCACCGCAGGACCCTGCTCGACGAGATCGGGCAAGACGCCGTCACGGGCGCGCCCGTCCTGCCCGGTGTTCTCGGCTGGCTCGATTGCCGTCTCGAACGTGTCGTCGACGCCGGTGATCACGTCGTCTACTTCGGCGAGGTCGTGGCCGCCGGCGGCGGCGATCGGGCTGCGCCCTTGCTCTACTTCCGCAGCAGCTACCGCCGCCTCGGCTCGCTCTGA
- a CDS encoding ParA family protein, translated as MKTVRFDDSLPILTNVIRSTLGDAAMRDGTVLRDAAGCLAFFSAAPLDEITAESLSATLRDALGAYARSDRVIAGSDDYGSAAVRADASALTVLVEHFPVRLVDRRLVGADWLHAPNPPAGPPPRVVFASLKGGVGRSTALAIVAAHLAGRGCRVLAVDLDMEAPGLGAMLLTKETVPEFGMLDALVENGLTGLDETFYADLIGASELAGKRGRIDVIPAFGRRSLENPADVLAKIARAYAEDVRQDGSVATLLEQVRAIVERCADPERYDAVLIDARAGLHESTASAVLGLGAEVLLFGLDEAQTFQGYKAMLAHLARFLSPTAKTPEWLERLTIVQGKAPIDAEERASFVQSCHELFIAAGIVTAPEAAVNEVVLPAGPFGDVPWDEELSDDAVLPAASPVPDPLAILYDARFQRFEPLGRRDLLSEAVYRATFGALIEWIDALVMSGDATSAGGDA; from the coding sequence ATGAAGACCGTCCGTTTTGATGACAGCCTGCCGATCCTCACCAACGTGATCAGGTCGACGCTGGGCGACGCTGCGATGAGGGACGGCACGGTGCTCCGCGACGCGGCTGGCTGCCTGGCCTTTTTTTCCGCCGCTCCGCTCGACGAGATCACAGCGGAGAGCTTATCGGCGACCTTACGGGATGCATTGGGCGCCTACGCCCGCTCCGATCGTGTCATCGCGGGCTCGGACGACTACGGGTCGGCCGCCGTGCGTGCCGACGCCAGCGCTCTCACCGTCCTGGTCGAGCACTTTCCGGTACGCTTGGTCGATAGACGCCTGGTAGGCGCGGATTGGTTGCATGCGCCGAACCCTCCAGCAGGGCCGCCCCCGCGCGTCGTCTTTGCGAGCCTCAAGGGTGGGGTCGGTCGGTCGACGGCTCTGGCCATCGTCGCGGCGCACCTCGCTGGACGGGGATGCCGGGTCCTGGCGGTGGACCTGGACATGGAGGCGCCTGGACTCGGTGCGATGTTGCTGACAAAGGAGACCGTGCCCGAATTCGGAATGCTCGATGCGTTGGTCGAGAATGGCTTGACGGGTCTCGATGAAACATTCTACGCCGACCTCATTGGCGCGTCGGAACTCGCGGGCAAGCGAGGCCGAATTGATGTCATACCTGCGTTCGGTCGACGGAGCCTCGAAAACCCTGCCGACGTTCTCGCAAAGATTGCCCGGGCCTATGCCGAAGATGTTCGACAGGACGGATCGGTGGCGACGCTGCTCGAACAGGTTCGGGCCATCGTCGAGCGTTGCGCGGACCCTGAACGCTACGATGCCGTTCTGATCGATGCACGAGCGGGTCTCCACGAGAGCACGGCCTCCGCTGTCCTCGGGCTCGGTGCCGAGGTTCTCCTCTTCGGGCTCGACGAGGCACAGACCTTTCAGGGCTACAAGGCGATGCTCGCGCATCTCGCCCGCTTTTTATCTCCCACCGCCAAGACACCCGAATGGTTGGAACGATTGACAATCGTCCAGGGAAAAGCGCCGATCGACGCCGAGGAGCGCGCGAGTTTCGTGCAGTCGTGTCACGAATTGTTCATCGCCGCAGGAATCGTGACGGCTCCCGAGGCGGCGGTAAACGAGGTCGTGCTCCCGGCTGGCCCCTTCGGGGACGTACCGTGGGACGAAGAACTGAGCGATGATGCGGTCCTGCCCGCTGCATCTCCTGTCCCTGATCCGCTCGCCATCTTGTACGATGCGCGGTTCCAACGGTTCGAGCCACTCGGACGACGAGACCTTCTGTCGGAAGCCGTCTATCGCGCAACGTTCGGTGCCCTCATCGAATGGATCGACGCGCTCGTCATGTCAGGTGACGCGACTTCTGCCGGAGGTGACGCTTGA
- a CDS encoding universal stress protein: MALGDVVLVATDLSDSADEAIKLGHEYAKRAGGKFVVCHVVHEVLRSAPLFPQAIQADMEALIHAESRAAAAVEDRVKDLTGLPSSGFEVRIESGGADAAILRVAEDVSATLVVTGSRGLTGIARLLLGNVAERIVRYAHCPVLVARPHARSKKILAATDLSELSQPGVALAGQVAAEQGAALTVVHALDVLPAPALGFTVPFGGAPLIPPPELIAQMRDGADGVVGGMIDRLGIKADRRVIEGDAATVVIRTAEQLDAELVVVSTHGRTGLARVALGSVAEKVVRGAHCSVLVARSH; this comes from the coding sequence ATGGCCCTGGGTGACGTGGTCTTGGTGGCGACCGACCTGAGCGACTCCGCCGACGAGGCGATCAAGCTCGGACACGAGTACGCGAAGCGGGCGGGCGGCAAATTCGTCGTCTGTCACGTCGTGCACGAGGTGCTGCGCTCCGCGCCCCTCTTCCCGCAGGCGATCCAGGCCGACATGGAGGCCTTGATCCACGCCGAGAGCCGCGCCGCCGCCGCGGTCGAGGATCGCGTGAAGGATCTCACCGGCCTCCCCAGCAGCGGCTTCGAGGTCCGCATCGAGAGCGGCGGCGCCGACGCCGCGATCCTCCGCGTCGCCGAGGACGTCAGCGCCACGCTCGTCGTCACCGGCAGCCGCGGCCTCACCGGCATCGCGCGGCTCCTGCTCGGCAACGTCGCCGAGCGGATCGTGCGGTACGCGCATTGTCCCGTGCTCGTCGCACGCCCGCACGCGCGGTCGAAGAAGATCCTCGCCGCGACCGATCTCTCCGAGCTCTCGCAGCCCGGCGTCGCGCTCGCGGGTCAGGTCGCCGCGGAGCAGGGCGCCGCGCTCACCGTGGTGCACGCGCTCGACGTTCTGCCGGCGCCGGCGCTCGGCTTCACCGTGCCCTTCGGCGGAGCGCCCCTCATTCCTCCGCCCGAGCTCATCGCGCAGATGCGCGACGGCGCGGACGGCGTGGTCGGGGGCATGATCGACCGGCTCGGGATCAAGGCCGATCGCCGCGTGATCGAGGGAGATGCCGCCACGGTCGTGATCCGGACCGCCGAGCAGCTCGACGCGGAGCTCGTCGTGGTCTCGACCCACGGCCGCACGGGCCTCGCGCGCGTGGCGCTCGGCAGCGTGGCCGAGAAGGTCGTGCGCGGAGCCCACTGCTCCGTCCTCGTTGCGCGCTCCCACTGA